From Corallococcus exiguus:
GCTGCCTCAAGGCCGCCGGGGGCACCGTGCGCGCCCAGGCGAGGAGGGGCACCGCGCCCGGTGGAACTTCGAGGACGCGGGGCATCATGCGTCACCCCCTTCTCCGTCCTCGGCTTCGGTGCGTGGGGCGGTGCCCACGAGGACGAAGCGCAGGTGCGGGGTGCGCTTGAGGTTCAGGTGCTGCGCGAGCCGCGAGCGCAGGAAGCCCTCCGCTCGGGCGAGGGCCTCCTTCACGGTGGCGGGGTTCGCGTCGTGCGGCAGCGAGTAGCCGATGCGCACGGTGCGGCCTTCGGGGGACAGCTCGCACGACGTCAACGCGACGCCTTCGAGCATGGGGTCGGACAGCTCGCTCCGGAAGAGCAGCGAGACGTCCTCGGAGAGGGTGGACTGGACGCGCAGGTGACGCGCGGACGGAGCTTCGGAATGGAACAGCGAGGAGCCCGAGCGCCGGAGGGACGTGCGGGTACGGCGATGCTTGGAAGAGGACATGAACGAAGACGGATTCCTGCGGGCCGTGCCGGAGCACGGCCGGGGTGTGCACGCGAACGACACCGCGCGGACACGCCGTCTGGACCTCACGTCGGAGGCGTCCTCCACGGCCGCGACAGCGCGCACCAGGGCGCTGCCTTCGGACGGGCGCTGGACGCCGCCGGTGACGCTAGAAGCGCGACCCCGCGGAGCGGACCGAGACCACCTTGGCGACACGTCCCATGGCACACCTCCCGCCGCGCACCCGACGCGCGGACCATCCACCGGACGCGGGGAACACACGCATCCGTCCGCCCCCTGACGCGGGGGCCTTCCAGGTCCTGACGAAAGGCGGTGCTGTCCTCTGGTGACCAGCCGCTCCATCCACCATCCGACGCGAGGCGCCAGTCGGATTGGCGGGGCGGCCGTCCCGGGGCAAGCAGGGGGCGGGAGGGGTCATGGCCGAGACTTTCGACGTGGTGGTGATTGGAGCGGGTCCCGCGGGAGAGAACGCGGGCGCGCGCGCGGCGGCGGGTGGGTTGAAGGTCGCGCTGGTGGAGCACGAGCTCCTGGGCGGCGAGTGCTCCTACTGGGCCTGCATGCCCAGCAAGGCGCTCTTGCACCCCGGCGAGACGCTGTGGCTGGCGAAGCACACGCCCGGCGTGCGCGAGCTCATCCAGGGCCCGCTCAAGGCGGACGCCGTGCTCAAGCACCGCGACCAGATGGTGTCCGGCTACGACGACAGGTCCCAGGTGAAGTGGGCGGAGGGCGCGAAGCTCACCGTGGTGCGCGGCAAGGGCCGGCTCACGGGCCCGCGCAAGGTGGCCGTCACGGGCAAGGACGGCAAGGTGCGCGAGATGGAGGCGAAGCAGGCCGTCGTCATCGCCACGGGCAGCACGCCGCGCCTGCCGGACATCGCGGGCCTCAAGGACTCCAGGCCGTGGGACAACCGCGAGGGCACCGGCGCCAAGGCCGTGCCGGGCCGGCTGGTGGTGCTGGGCGGCGGCGTGGAGGCGGTGGAGCTGGCGCAAGCGTGGCGCGAGCTGGGCTCGGAGGTGACGCTGGTGCAGCGCGGGCCCCGCGTGCTCAAGCGCTTTGAACCCTTCGTCAGCGAGCAGGTGGCCGAGGCGCTGCGCGACTCCGGCGTGCGCGTGTTGCTGGAGACGCAGGCCACCAAGGTGCAGCGCTCCGGAGCCCAGGGCGAATACACCATCACGCTGACCGGCGGGGACACGCTGCGCGCGGACGCGCTGCTCGTCGCCATGGGCCGCACCGCTCGCACGGACGACCTGGGCCTGGACACGGTGGGGCTCAAGCCCGGCGCGACCATCGAGGTGGATGATCAGCTCCGCGCCACGGGTGTGGACGGCGGCTGGCTGTACGCGTGCGGCGACGCGAACGGCCGCAACATGCTCACGCACATGGGCAAGTACCAGGCGCGGCTGTTGGGCGACGTCCTCCTGGGCAAGCCCGCGAAGGCGTGGGCGGACGCGAAGGCCACGCCTCAGGTCATCTTCACGCACCCGCAGGTGGGCAGCGTGGGCCTCACCGAGGACCAGGCGCGCAAGGCAGGCGTGCCGGTGAAGACCGTGCAGTACGAGCTGGGCGACGTGGCCGGTGCGTCCGTCATGGGCAAGGACCTCAAGGGCACGGCCAAGCTGGTGGTGGACGAGCAGCGCCGGGTCATCGTGGGCGCCACGTTCACCGGGCCGGGCGTGGGCGAGATGATCCACGCGGCCACCA
This genomic window contains:
- a CDS encoding ribosome-binding factor A, which gives rise to MSSSKHRRTRTSLRRSGSSLFHSEAPSARHLRVQSTLSEDVSLLFRSELSDPMLEGVALTSCELSPEGRTVRIGYSLPHDANPATVKEALARAEGFLRSRLAQHLNLKRTPHLRFVLVGTAPRTEAEDGEGGDA
- a CDS encoding dihydrolipoyl dehydrogenase family protein, giving the protein MAETFDVVVIGAGPAGENAGARAAAGGLKVALVEHELLGGECSYWACMPSKALLHPGETLWLAKHTPGVRELIQGPLKADAVLKHRDQMVSGYDDRSQVKWAEGAKLTVVRGKGRLTGPRKVAVTGKDGKVREMEAKQAVVIATGSTPRLPDIAGLKDSRPWDNREGTGAKAVPGRLVVLGGGVEAVELAQAWRELGSEVTLVQRGPRVLKRFEPFVSEQVAEALRDSGVRVLLETQATKVQRSGAQGEYTITLTGGDTLRADALLVAMGRTARTDDLGLDTVGLKPGATIEVDDQLRATGVDGGWLYACGDANGRNMLTHMGKYQARLLGDVLLGKPAKAWADAKATPQVIFTHPQVGSVGLTEDQARKAGVPVKTVQYELGDVAGASVMGKDLKGTAKLVVDEQRRVIVGATFTGPGVGEMIHAATIAVAGEVPLDTLWHAVPSYPTVSEVWLRLLEAYGL